The stretch of DNA CGCTCCGCTACTTTCATCAACCGTCGAAATGGAATTCCCTCCGGAAATTGTGTACAATATATTTGCCCATGCCGAGCTCGAAACGTGTGTGGATTTGAGGGAAGTGAGTACCCTCTGGTACGCGGCATTCAACCAGCTGGATGCACGGCTCTTGAAGCAGAAAGTAAAAGAGAGGAACCCTTGGTTGAAgcctggagaagacggaaCGGAACTGAAAACATGGAGGGATTGTGTCCGGGTGTTTGTGGGACGTTTGCGGTCAGGTAAGTGGACGTCAATTGAGTGTCTCGAGGACATTAAATACCCTACGGAGCTGACAGAAGCGATTTCCTTGAATATTGACGAGGTAGAGACCACTCTTCCAAAAGATTACAAGCCTCTGATGGTCACGCGAGAGCCACAGTACAACACCATGTTGAAGCTGGATGACAATTACTACATGGACTTGCATACCCTGATGGCTCGTAGatctcagcctccttcatGGCAACAGGACTTTGTCAGGACAGTTGAAGAGACTGACGAAGTAGGAGTATACGACTGTGATGGTGTGAGAGTTGTTGTTCCGATAGACATGGTCACGAATGAAACAAGCTGGGACGTCAACGAAgacatggtggtggtgtacACCGCACAGGACGTGTGGATTTTGCCTCGAGAATACCCAGACTTTCGGCAAGGACGCGGATGGAAGCGTTCAAGAACGGGAATCACTAACCGAAGAGTTCAAAGAAATATGACCTCTGGTTATACGTTTTTGGTCGAGGATGATGATCTTTTGCGGGTTCCACAGCCAATGGTGCTTGCTGTCGATCTGGACAACCGACGAGTGCTTCACATTGCAGAGACACGAGATGACAAGTTTGATGAATCACATGTCGATACTGACGAGGTTCCCAAAACTAATTCGTTTCTATCGTCGGACGCAAGAGTTAACTCGGTTTATAATGGGCTCCTATGGATGGCAGACTGTTCTCCAGAAGGGCACACAGGGTTATTTCCCATTTTCATCGACATGAAAGATATTCCTGAGGACGATGGAAGTGGCACTACAAGAGTGAGCAAGATGTACTATTGTAAAAACCGGATCATGCTGTTCAAAAAGTACATGGACTCTGGCTTCTCTAGTACCCCACGGCAGGCTCAACGATACGTACTGTTTTTCGATAATACGGTGTATTTTGGGGGAAAGAAACAAGAATCTTCATTTATTGTGGATCTGGCTAGCTGGAATGTCTGGTTGATGAAAGAAGACTTTGAACTGAACCAAGGCTCTCTATTTGGACGAGAATTGTTTGTTGGATATTCAGAGGGAAAACTGGGAGCCTGGATGTACAGTCAGGATATGATCGATATCTACAAGACACGTTTACTGCGAATGAAGATGTTGTATCCACGCAGGGGGGAATATGACGTGAGCAGGGACAGGAGCCTGGAGGATGATTTTGAGGTACAGGACCAGTTGGAGTAGAGTAGGAGTAGGAGATGGTGTTATAATTTATTGTAAtttgtgttttttattCGAGTATGCTGTACACTACATATTATACATAGATTGAACTGTCAACGGAGTCACAATAGGAAGTAACGGGTTCACTGGTTCCCCTTCTCGTCACAATCTGACTCCTCAGACATGGACTTCTGAAGTCGGGCGTTGAAGGACAATCCAGGCTTAgccttgttgttgctgtgtTAGTAGTTGACGTCGGCGTAACTCGAACGCACAATCTTTCCAGGTGGAGCGATGGGAAGACGCTGGTTCAAACCAGGGACAGCGGGGCAAGAGAACGTGTTGAAAAGCGGTATCGGGGATGGCGTACCTCCATAAGAGGTTGGTTTGTGATAGATAACACAACGATTCGAGATCTAATGATCACAAATCTTTTGAACCAGTTCCAGAGGGAGCATTGTGAGTGGGTGTGAAAGTGTGTTGAGTGAACGCAGGCTTGGCACATGACTGTGACCACCACGTACAAGTAACGTACGGGTATGAGTACATGTACAACatcaataaataaatataataTTGGTTTGTCAGACAGTGACTGTGGAGTTacagatatatatatatatatacacctTGCAGTGCCTTTGACAGTACCAAAGCGACCAGTCAGTGCTTGAATTACGGTATCAACCGTAGCCGTACTTCCTACTACATTTGCTGCTTCGTTCCCGGCTCACCTTCTCGTGCTAGTAAAAGCCAACAGCCATTTTGCATTCGTCAAGACATATTTGCAAGCAGTTGTCCACGAGTCATTAGAAGCATTAATAGACAGTCTGATACTGATGCCTCCAATCTTGTCCTTTGAAATCCGATATGGCAACTTCAACGACGGATCCAGAGACTCCACATACTCTCCAATTTGCTGTAGCACTGCCAGAACAGAGACCATGGCATTATCGAGCTTCTTATGGTTGAGAATTCGTTCAAACGAATAGTCACCTGAGGAGAACAGCTCCTGGCTCGTCACCACACCATCTGTATCCGAGTACTTGTCTATTCGCGATACTCCTCCCATGGGATGCAGTTTGTATCCGGACAGCTTGAATCCCAGTTTGTGACACACTGTCGCCAGTAGAAACAGCGTCTGCCCCCAAGCTGCGTTGATTTCGGACCATTCAACCATTCGGTTCTTGAGTCGGCCGAGTCGGAGTCCGTTGATGGTGCCAAAGTATCCATCGTGTCCAATGCAGAAGGCATCGTTATATACGTTCACCTTGGACAGCTTTTCCTGTTCATCCTTGAGGTTTCTGTACTGTGTGATGAGGGAGTCCCTCTCCTGCTTGTGTTCCTCAATGTCGAGATACAGCTCGTTTTGCAGCTGCCAGAACCGGGGCTCCTGCGACTCGAGGTCCGTTTTCTCCTTTTCGAGTGCCTGGATCTCTTTCTCTAATTCATCCAGTTCCTTTTCCTGGGATTTGAGCTCAGACAATGCCGCCTCCTTCTCAccctccagcttctccagctctcgCTGTTTTACCGccagatcctcctcctcgccgTCGCTGTCTCTcagcttgttgaggaaGCGAGCAAACACGTCCCTCTCCTTGGACGTCTGTTCAAATCGAGTTTTGAGACCTTCTCTAATTTGGTCGCCGCAATCCGTGCAGATGGGAAAGTCAATCGACGACGTGGAGCTGATGACGTCAAACAACGTCTCTAAAGCCGTGATACGTGTGCTGATGGAGTTGGAATCACTGGCAGTCGTCTTCAcattgttggggttgggagGCGTGTGACCGACCTGAGATTGCGACAGAAAGACAAACGAGTCCCCGGACATGGTGCCACGTTTAAGAGCCGTCTCCCGTGCCCGGTTGAACTTGTCCAGAGCCTGAGGATCAAGATTGGTGTTCGATTCTCCATCCGGTTTGTTCTGCTCAGCTTTAGTCTGTAGAGTCTTCATTTGGGCCTGgttgagatccagaagCGAGTCGCCGTACGCCAACGGCAGCTTGCATCGTTGACATAGCGACATTGTCTGTGTATGAAGATGCgtttgtgttgtgtgtgttgtatCTGGTGGCGGAGATAtgttgtggtggagtgGCCTGCATTATCAAACCTagctgctggaggtgcAGCTTGAGCGAGGTGGTGAGTAGCatgaggagaagacgggTTTTAGAAAATTTGAAAAAATCTGATAAATACCAATGACAATTTCTACGTAATATGGTGATTTTTACGGATTTCACTGTCGTATTTTACCTGGATCTATGGACGTCCCTATGTTGTGTTGTGAATTATTCTGCGTGCAGTATACTGTGTTGACTCATGTTCAGTGGGTCTAAAACCAATAATTAACTATGTACAATCATCTCCTTCCTCCACTATTCAACCGATTGCCTCTCTTCTTGTACTTCGCAATAACCTCCTCGAAGGTCTGGTCACCATGCTTTTGCTTGAACCACATGCAGTTCGGGTCCTGGTTATGAGCGTGtttctcggcctcctcgggTGTCAGCCACTTCCAAGACTTGATGTTCTTGGAGGAGCCCACCTTTGTCCAAATCAGACCCTGCGCCTTCTTATCTCCTTTCTTGGAAGTGCCCTTTTTCTGTCGAATTCGCTCATTGGCCTTGTCCATGATCTCCAAATCATCAGGAGACAGGAACTCGTCGCCGTCAGGAGCTCGAGAACGGTTTTTGAGCTTCAGCTCTTGCTGAACCTTGAACGCTTTGGCAGTTTTGGGGTCAACTCGCTTGGCTCTCATCAGTTGCTCTTGAGAAAACTGCGTGAACGCCCCCTCCTTGACTCGGTACATGTTGGACTCTGAGCCtcccagctgctccacGTTGCCTGTAGGCTGGAAGTCGACCTTGTAGTTGAACATTGGTTGTCGGTTGCTCTTCCAgttggggtccttgagTCCGAAAAAGCCCTTAACAGTCATATCGTTGTTCAACATGATCTCACACAGAGGCTGTCGGAAGGCGAAAACTTGTCCAGGGAAACCCCAAATGACAGCCTTGGGCGACCCGTGCTCCTTGGAGCCGGTCCGTTTGATTCGCGCAAAGCCAGCTCCTTCGAAGGCCACCTCAACACCAACTCCGTCTTCTTTATCAAAAGAAACAGTACCAAGCTCAGCCAGCTGAGGAAGATCCTCCTTGCCCATATCCAACAGGTTGTACTGGGCTCTGCCGTGATCCTTGCCCTTTCGACACACAAAATTGGCCTTGGCAGCGTTGGTATGCTTGGCTAGACAATTTTTACCGGGAATAGAAGTCCACACGAGCAATTCGGAGTCAGGGGTGGTTTCAACTCCAAACAGACCGCTCACAAGAGCAACC from Yarrowia lipolytica chromosome 1D, complete sequence encodes:
- a CDS encoding uncharacterized protein (Compare to YALI0D11924g, similar to uniprot|Q6CDX1 Yarrowia lipolytica YALI0B20548g), translating into MEFPPEIVYNIFAHAELETCVDLREVSTLWYAAFNQLDARLLKQKVKERNPWLKPGEDGTELKTWRDCVRVFVGRLRSGKWTSIECLEDIKYPTELTEAISLNIDEVETTLPKDYKPLMVTREPQYNTMLKLDDNYYMDLHTLMARRSQPPSWQQDFVRTVEETDEVGVYDCDGVRVVVPIDMVTNETSWDVNEDMVVVYTAQDVWILPREYPDFRQGRGWKRSRTGITNRRVQRNMTSGYTFLVEDDDLLRVPQPMVLAVDLDNRRVLHIAETRDDKFDESHVDTDEVPKTNSFLSSDARVNSVYNGLLWMADCSPEGHTGLFPIFIDMKDIPEDDGSGTTRVSKMYYCKNRIMLFKKYMDSGFSSTPRQAQRYVLFFDNTVYFGGKKQESSFIVDLASWNVWLMKEDFELNQGSLFGRELFVGYSEGKLGAWMYSQDMIDIYKTRLLRMKMLYPRRGEYDVSRDRSLEDDFEVQDQLE
- a CDS encoding uncharacterized protein (Compare to YALI0D11968g, similar to Saccharomyces cerevisiae VPS30 (YPL120W); ancestral locus Anc_8.615, similar to uniprot|Q02948 Saccharomyces cerevisiae YPL120w VPS30 involved in vacuolare protein sorting and autophagy singleton): MSLCQRCKLPLAYGDSLLDLNQAQMKTLQTKAEQNKPDGESNTNLDPQALDKFNRARETALKRGTMSGDSFVFLSQSQVGHTPPNPNNVKTTASDSNSISTRITALETLFDVISSTSSIDFPICTDCGDQIREGLKTRFEQTSKERDVFARFLNKLRDSDGEEEDLAVKQRELEKLEGEKEAALSELKSQEKELDELEKEIQALEKEKTDLESQEPRFWQLQNELYLDIEEHKQERDSLITQYRNLKDEQEKLSKVNVYNDAFCIGHDGYFGTINGLRLGRLKNRMVEWSEINAAWGQTLFLLATVCHKLGFKLSGYKLHPMGGVSRIDKYSDTDGVVTSQELFSSGDYSFERILNHKKLDNAMVSVLAVLQQIGEYVESLDPSLKLPYRISKDKIGGISIRLSINASNDSWTTACKYVLTNAKWLLAFTSTRR